The Nostoc sp. 'Peltigera membranacea cyanobiont' N6 genome contains the following window.
ATATTGATTGTAGATTGCTCGTTGGGCTTTTAGTAGGCACTTGTTGCTAACATCAACAGCATCGATGTGAATGTTTGTCGAATTTAATCCTGCTTCCAAAAGAGCGATCGCAATGGAATATGGTTCTTCACCCGTTGCACAGGGTACACTCAAAACCCGCAATACATTCTGGGGATTTTTTGGCAACCATTCAGATAATACGTAATGCTTCAGAAATGCAAAAGACTCTGGTTCTCGAAAAAACCAAGTTTCTGGAACAATTACACAGTCAATCAGTGCTTCCCATTCCTGGGTAGATACCTGTAACTTCCCCAAGTAGTGAGCAATATCCGTTATACCGCAATCTGCCATGCGTTGATAAATTGCACTTGCGATCGCATCAGCACCAATAGAATTTGCATCTAAACCAATCTTGCTTTTTAGTAAAGCTTCAATAACAGATTGTGCCATTTATAGAGTCTTCAGACCAATCTAAAATCTAGTATTGTGATGACTTTCTGGCAAGAGATTGACTTGCTGCGCTTCTGACAACAAGTACTCAATGCGAAGACACTGAATCATCCCTCGATCATCTACAATCATCTTGCCCAAATATGGCGCTGTATCTATCTGGATATTGGGATTAACAAATTCAGACTCAGACTTATGTAATGTTTCTACAACTTGTTCTGTCATCAAACCCAAAATATAGGGAGCCTGAAGTTCTGCATTATTACTCCCCCAATAATTGACTAGGACAATTCTAGTACTCAGGTACTCACTGGAAGGTTTACCACGCATCAACTGACATAAATCGATTACTGGTACAATGCGTCCCCGATAATTAAAAACACCAGCGATATGCTCAGGCTGGTGAGGCAAACTTTTGAGTACAACAAGTGGTATTACTTCTATAACCTGTCGGCTTTCTATGGCATATCGCTCATTCCCAATGTTGAGAAGTAACATTAGCATTAACTTACATCTCCAGTGCTAGCTTTTGTATTACTTGTTTAACATAAAATAAAATCGTAGCAATAGATTGGGTTAACTAAAGGAAACCCAATACCAACAAATTTAATTTTTTTCAAAAATACTCGATACCTTTACTTGAAGGCTGCTATGTATGACAATATCTGTAAATTCATTGCCGAAAACTTCAAAGATGACTTGGCAACTTGGTTACTAGGTTCACCGATTAAATTAACAGAACTTAGCCCTACTGAATTATCAAGCGAACCAATTCGCGCCGATTCGTTAATTTTATTGCAATCTGATGATTTAGTTCTGCATACCGAATTTCAAACCGACCCTGATGAAGATATCCCCTTTCGGATGTTAGATTATCGAGTTAGGGTTTATCGCCGCTTTCCTAACAAAGAAATGCGTCAAATAGTAATCTATTTGAGAAAAACCAGTTCAGAATTAGTCAGTGAAAATAGTTTTAGATTAAATAACACTTACCATCAGTTTGAAGTAATACGTCTGTGGGAACAACCGACAGACAGGTTTATGAGTATTCCAGGTTTATTACCCTTTGCCGTGCTAAGTCAAACAAACGATCCTACAATGGTATTAACCCAAGTAGCCAAAGCAATTGAAGCAATTAGCGATCGCCAGCTACAAAGAAATATAGCTGCTGCCAGTGGAATTTTAGCAGGTCTGGTGCTAAATAAAAATGTAATTAGCAAGATATTAAGGAGTGAGATTATGCGCGAATCAGTCATTTATCAACAAATCCTAGAAGAAGGTGAAGCTAAAGGTGAAGCAGAAACAAGAAGAAAGTTGGCTTTAAATTTGTTGCGAATTGGAATGAATTTAGAACAAATTGCTCAAGTTACTGAATTATCCCTTGAGCAAGTTCAAGTTTTACATGAGGAGATTCAAAAATCTTAATTTTAATTAATAGTTTTAAAAAATACGTGGACATACAAATAAAACCCGCATTGGCGGGTTTCAATGTTTTTATTAATCCGCGCAGACGGAATTGGTTTGTGTAGACGCGATAACAGGTCTAAAATTTAAACTAAAACTCAGCACTTTGTGGTGTACGCGGAAAGGGAATCACATCACGAATATTTCCCATACCCGTAATAAATTGCACGAGTCGTTCAAAACCCAACCCAAAACCGGCGTGAGGAACAGTACCATAACGACGCAAATCCAGATACCACCACAAGTCTTCTGGGTTTAATCCTTGCGCTAATACACGGCGTTCTAGAACTTCCAGGCGTTCTTCGCGCTGAGAACCGCCGACAATTTCGCCAATTTTCGGTGCGAGAATATCCATTGCGCGGACGGTTTTTTCATCGTCGTTCAAGCGCATATAAAAGGCTTTGATTTGCGCTGGGTAATCTGTGACAATTACTGGCTTTTTAAACTGTTGTTCAGCTAGATATCGTTCGTGTTCTGATTGTAAATCTAAACCCCAACTCACTGGATATTCAAACTTAACATCAGCTTTTTCTAAAAGTGCGATCGCTTCTGTATAAGTTAAGCGTTCAAATTGATTGTTAATAATATTTTCGGCTGTGGACAACACAGACTTATCAATGCGTTCATTGAAAAATTCCATGTCTTCTGGGCAAGTTTCCAATACATATTTAAAAATGTGTTTGAGAAACGCTTCAGCCAAATCCATATCGCCTTCTAAGTCACAAAAAGCCATTTCTGGCTCAACCATCCAAAATTCTGCTAGGTGGCGGGAGGTGTTGGAATTTTCGGCACGGAAGGTAGGGCCAAATGTGTAGACGTTGCTAAACGCCATCGCCATAACTTCCGCTTCCAATTGGCCGCTAACTGTTAAATATGTGGGTTTAGCAAAAAAGTCTTGGCTGTAATCTACTGCTTGATTTTCTGTGCGGGGAATATTCTTTAAATCCAAACTGGTAACGCTAAATAGTTCACCTGCGCCTTCGCAGTCGCTAGCAGTGATGATGGGTGTGTGTACCCACAAAAAGCCTCTTTCTTGGAAAAATTGGTGAATTGCTGCCGAACAAGCATTTCTGACGCGGAAAACTGCACCAAAAGAATTGGTACGCGATCGCAAATGTCCAATGGTTCGCAGAAACTCAAAGGAATGGCGTTTCTTTTGCAGGGGATATGTATCGGGATCGGCTTCGCCGTAAACTTTCACTGTCTCGGCTTTCAATTCAATTCGCTGTCCTTTCCCAAGAGAAGCCACTAGCACCCCTGTCGCTTCCACAGCAGCACCCGTATTCAATTTTTTTAATATAGCTTCGTAATCTGGCAAATCCTGATTAATGACGACTTGCAAATTAGCTAGTGATGAGCCGTCATTGACTTCAATAAAAGCAAACCCTTTAGACTCGCGTTTCGTCCGCACCCAGCCTTGCACTTGGAGAGACTCATCAGGTTGGCCACTTCGCAATATTTCTGCAATCCGTCGATTTACCATATTTATCCAGCATAAGACTTTAATATCCAGCCTATGATAACGCCCATTCCACCAAAGCGGACGACTTGCCAGAAAGGTTTTTTCAGGCTATGCCAAGAAAATAACTGGCTTTCTAAGTTTAGTTCTAGCCTTTCCAACTGCTGTTGAATGTGCCGTAACTCTGCTTTGATTTCTGGTGTCTGAGATTTATTGTGCTTTAGTCGATCCCTATGCTGTTGCCATTGTGCATGTTGCTGGCGATCGCGTTGCACTTGTTCGTAACGTTCTCTTAAGGATAGGAGCGATCGCTCTACTTCCTCTAATTCTTGTTCAAAATCTGGTTCGGGATTTTCTGCTGACGGCTGTGATTGTTTTGGCGGCTTCATTTACAAGTAGTAAAGTAGAAGTAAATGCAAATGTGCCAATAGTTATGTCCCAATCTACCCAGCTGCCGAAAACCAGTCAACTGAATGAACTTAGTACTCTGGAACTAGCTCAAGCCTTGATGGAAAGACTAAGCATTTCCCCTAACGATTGGCATCGCCTCAAGTCTAACCGCAATTCCCGCGCTAATGAACAAGTGGCAGCAGCTATCGTGTATCTTTTGAAGAATCAGCCACAAGAAGCTCAAGCTAGATTAGAACAGGCAATTGGTTGGTTAGATCGCTCCATTTCTGCCCCTCCTTGTCCAACTCACGGAAAAAGTTAAAAGTTAGGAGTGAGGAGTTAAAAGTTTTAAATTATTAACTCCTCACTCCTATTCCCAACTCTAAAGTACGCTACCGTCGCAGAGATAAACGGGGACGGTTTTCCATTTGTTTACAAAGCCTTAATTCTGTGCCTTTGCGGTTCCACTCCACCCGATCAAAAATGTGATGGAGAAGACATAAACCACGCCCACTTTCTGATTCATCTGGTGGTAAATAGTCTGTTGCTTCTTCTTCATTAGTAGATGAAGGAGTAAAGCCGCTACCCTGGTCTGATATTATCCACCAATATTGATTATCTATTAAGGAAAAACGCACTAGAACTGTTTTGCTTGGATCGAGATTATTGCCATGTTTAGCTGCGTTTACTAGGGCTTCTTGAAGTCCTAGCCGCAGTTCAGATTGTAATTTTGCTGGGATTTCTGCCAACAGTAAATCTAAGATTGGACAAAGGTAGAGAGTTGAGGCAAAACTAATAGTGCCCCAATAACGTGCAACTGGACGGAGTGAAATTGTAATCACAAGAGAAACCCCATAGCTTTCAGTTAGCTAGACATCAGTTTGCTATTACAGGCACCCTGATAAAACTTGAGGTGGTCATGCTGCCTTCAAACTTGCGTCTTTAAAACTAAATTTTGAAAATGCTAGGGAGCATTAGCCCTATAGTATGAGTTGGGATTGTTTAGATATATAACAACGGCTCGAATAGTTTTGATAATGAATTTAGCAACTTAAAAAGATGCTAATAATTTAACAGAGCATGGCAAACTCTGGTTAATTGCCGATTTGTCATTTACACAATTCAATCCATATTTCTAAGAACCTATGCAACTTGAATTTATTTAAACAAAACCAATTTTTATTTTCAGCTTAATTCAATTTTAGCATCTTTAGTATGCACCAGACTAAAAATTTCAAATTTCAGTTTTTGTAAAGGAATTACTATCCTTGTGCGAATCTGATAGCACAAGAAAGGCGGCAGCTTCAACATGAGCAGTTTGAGGAAAAAAATCGGCAGGTTGCACCCGTGTGATGGTATATTGCCCATCTTGACAAAGCAATTTCAGGTCGCGGGCGAGGGTAGCTACTTTACAGCTGACGTAAACTATCCGAGATGGTTTCAATTGCCGTAAAGTGTCGATGACGGCGCGATCGCACCCCTTACGTGGTGGATCTAGTATTACTACTTCTGGTATTGTGCCCATTTTTGGAAGCAATTTCTCTACTGCCCCGACTTGGAATGTCACATTATCAATTCCGTTCCGGTGGGCATTCAAAAGAGCTTGTTCCACTGCGGCTGGTTGCACTTCTAATCCTGTAGCAAGACGTACTTTTTTGGCGAGAGGTAAAGTTAAAGTCCCAATACCACAGTAGGCATCAACTAGCAACTCATGCCCTTGAAGATTGAGTTCTGATTGAATTACCTGCAATAGTGCTTCTGCTGTTTCTGTATACACTTGGAAAAAAGTATCTGGGCGGACTTGAAATTCCAGTCCAGCAAAGTTTTCATGCAGGTGGGGGACTCCAGCGATGCAACGGGTTTCCGATCCAAAGATAGCATTTGTGCGATCGCCATTGCGATTGAGTGACACTCCCACTAACTGGGGATAGCGCTTTAACCATTCCTGGGCTTGGGTTTCAATTCCTGATAAATTCCAGTCTTTTACCACCAAAGTCAGCAACATTTCCCCGGTGTGTCGGCCAATGCGTAAACCGAGATGGCGAATTTGTCCTTGATGGCGTTGTTCGTCATAGATTCGCCAACCCCTTTGTTGAATATCCTGCTTGACTTCGGCAAGTAAAGGATTTAATCGCCCATCTTGGACTGGACATTGATTTAAGTTAATTAATTGGTGACTACCTTTTTGGTAGTAACCAGCTTGTACCTGTCCTGTTGCCGATATTCCCAGAGGATATGTAGATTTATTACGATAGCCTAAAGCAGAAGGGGCAGCTAGTACCGGATCTACTGGTGGTTGGATAAAACCGCCAATGCGTTCTAAAGCTTGGATAACTTGATTTTGCTTGGCTACTAGCTGGTAATCATAATCAATATGCTGCCACTGGCAACCACCGCATTTATCCGCCACAATACAATTGGGTCGAATACGGTGGGAGGATGGCTCTAATAGCTGCTGGAGTTTCCCGTGGGCGTATTTTGGTTTAACATGAACCAAGCGGATAATGGCGCGATCGCCTGGTACAGTATCTGGGACAAACACAACACGCTCATCAGCGCGTCCGACACCATCGCCTGTATCACTCAGGTTAGCGATCGTCACTTCAATTAATTCGCCTTGTCGCCAAATTGTTTTAGTCATTAGTTATTAATCAAGAGTCAAAAGTCAAGGGTCAAGAGTCAAAAGTTATTAATTCTCCTTCTACTCCCTTATCTCCATCATCTCTCTTCACTTGTGTACCTCAGACTCGCTAAACTAACAGATAATATTTCAGGTGATTTCAATCATCATGACTGTAATTAGCCAAGTTATTCTCAAAGCCGACGACGAACTGCGTTATCCCAGCAGTGGCGAACTTAAAAATATCAAAGACTTTTTGCAAACCGGCGTACAAAGGACGCGGATTGCGGCTACCTTAGCCGAAAACGAAAAAAAGATAGTTCAGGAAGCAACCAAACAACTTTGGCAAAAGCGTCCTGACTTTATCTCCCCCGGAGGTAATGCTTACGGAGAACGCCAGCGCACTCTATGTATCCGTGACTTTGGCTGGTACTTACGTCTAATTACTTATGGTGTACTTGCCGGCGACAAAGAGCCAATTGAAAAAATTGGTTTGATTGGTGTGCGGGAAATGTACAATTCATTGGGTGTTCCCGTGCCTGGAATGGTAGAAGCGATCGGTTCCCTCAAAACAGCCTCCCTTGGCTTATTGAGTGCGGAAGACGCTGCTGAAGCAGCACCTTACTTTGATTACATCATTCAAGCGATGTCTTAATACAAAGCGTGTGCTGGTTCTAGGAGTATACTTTCGGTCTACTAGAGTGAGTGTAAGATATTAGCACTCCAAAGCCATAAGATACCCAATTTTATTGTACTCCCCACATTTGGTAGTGGCTGTGGCAAAATCTCTGTCAAGTTACCAACCATTTGTGGGGAAATTTTATTAGGTATAGTTATGGAACATTTCTCAAGGGATAAAGGATATACGGATATTAAAAAACCGACAGTCCTTGATTAAGGCTGTCGGCAATTAAGTGTGTTCCCTATTAATGACTCGGCTAGAGTTCAGTTATCATTAATTATGCCTAGTTAGCGATCGCTGGGAGACGATCCTAATCATAGATATGTGTGATTCTCGTCACTTAATTGTTACAACAAAACTGCATGTACCCGAATAATCTCTGACTTTAAGTAGATGTTTGCAAATTAAGGTGCCAGGGATTGCACTTAATTTCAGTAATTAAGTTTATACATTAAGACTCTCTGATTGTGAACCATTCGGTAAATTTGTCTAGTCATAACTCACCAGACGCAACTTGTAAATAAAATTACTAAGTAAATTGGCACAATAAAACCAAATTGTGCGAATAAAAGTAAATAAGGCTCAAACCTTTTTTCCCCCAGCTAACAGTTCCCTGCCCTCTGCCTGATCCAAACGATAATTATTTACACTGACTTACTTACTCTTGTTCATCCATCGCCGCGTTCATTTCAAAATCATTCAACAATAAAAAACTTTCATTGCAGCGAGATCAATGGGTTTATTCCCATCAAAGAAATGATGGTTTTTTATTAGGGAAAACCAATAGCAGAAGCTTTTTTAACTATTGTAGGGTAAAGTTACCCACCAGTAAATGTCATTTGTGGTAGAGCGATCGCTTAAATCGCTTAAACAGCTACAGTTTAAACTGAACGCAAGAGCAAGCTCATAACTCGGTCAGTCAAATAGTTCAGAAAGAAATATTCAAAAAAGAGTTATCTGCATTTCTATAACTACACCTACAGAGCAACTAAATCGGTAGAATAATGCTCTGTACAATTGGTGCATTATTTCCATGACCGCCACATCTCCTACTCCCTTTTCCCCCCAAGAAATCGCTGCTGAAGGTTTGAAGCCAGAAGAATACGCAGAAATTGTCCGTCGATTAGGGCGTGAACCCAACAAAGCTGAACTAGGAATGTTTGGGGTAATGTGGTCAGAGCATTGCTGTTACAAAAATTCTCGACCTCTACTCAAACAATTTCCTACTGAGGGCCCCCGCATCCTCGTGGGCCCCGGTGAAAACGCTGGTGTTGTAGATTTGGGTGACGGACTTCAACTAGCTTTTAAGATTGAATCTCACAACCACCCCTCAGCTGTAGAACCATTTCAAGGTGCAGCAACGGGAGTAGGCGGCATTCTCAGAGATATATTTACAATGGGTGCGCGTCCCATTGCTCTATTAAACTCACTGCGCTTTGGTTCCTTAGAAGATGCCAAAACTCAAAGGCTATTCCAAGGGGTAGTGGCGGGGATTTCACATTATGGAAATTGCGTTGGTGTACCCACCATTGGCGGCGAAGTTTACTTTGACTCGGCCTATTCTGGTAATCCCCTGGTGAATGTCATGGCACTAGGGTTGATGGAAACATCAGAAATTGTCAAATCTGGGGCATCTGGCTTAGGAAACCCCGTGCTATACGTTGGTTCCACTACCGGACGCGATGGTATGGGAGGCGCGAGTTTTGCCAGTGCAGAATTGAGCGACCAATCAATAGACGATCGCCCGGCTGTGCAAGTGGGCGATCCATTTTTGGAAAAGTCGTTAATTGAAGCTTGTCTGGAGGCGTTTAAGACAGGTGCAGTTGTCGCTGCCCAAGATATGGGAGCAGCTGGTATCACATGTTCTACCTCAGAAATGGCGGCAAAAGGCGGTGTGGGAATTGAACTAGATTTAGATAAGATTCCCGCAAGAGAAACAGGGATGGTTCCTTATGAATATCTGCTTTCGGAATCTCAAGAACGAATGTTATTCGTTGCCCATAAGGGGCGCGAGCAAGAATTAATCGATATTTTTCACCGTTGGGGACTTCAAGCAGTTGTTGCTGGTACTGTTATCGCTGAACCCATTGTACGAATTCTTTTTCAGGGTGAAATAGCAGCAGAAATTCCCGCCGAGGCTTTGGCAGAAAATACCCCACTATATAACCGGGAATTGTTGGCAGAACCGCCAGAATATGCCCGTCAAGCTTGGGAATGGACTCCTGATTCCCTACCTGCTTGCATAACTGCTGGAATAGAACTACAAGGAGGCTTGCAAAGTTGGAATGATATTCTGTTAACTTTGCTCGATACACCCACGATCGCATCTAAAAACTGGGTGTATCGTCAGTATGACCATCAAGTACAGAATAATACAGTCATACTACCAGGTGGTGCAGATGCGGCTGTTATCCGGTTGCGCCCCCTGGAAGAAATCCCCAATCTAAAATCTAAAATCCCAAATCTAAAATTAGGGGTGGCGGCAACAGTAGATTGCAATCCTCGTTATGTTTATCTCGACCCCTACGAGGGAGCTAAGGCAGTGGTGGCGGAAGCTGCACGCAATCTTAGCTGTGTGGGTGCAGAACCTCTGGCGGTGACGGATAACTTAAATTTTGGTTCTCCAGAAAAACCGATTGGTTATTGGCAATTGGCAGAAGCTTGTCGCGGTTTGGCAGAAGGTTGTCGGGAATTGGCAACACCAGTCACAGGCGGAAATGTTTCTTTATACAATGAAACCCTCGATTCTCAAGGCATTCCACAACCTATTTATCCGACTCCTGTAGTAGGGATGGTGGGCTTGATTCCCGATATCACCAAAATTTGTGGTCAAGGTTGGCAAGCATCCGGCGATGTGATTTATCTTCTGGGATTGCCTCTGGCATCCAAAATCAGTTTGGGTGCATCTGAGTATTTAGCCACTATCCACGGCACTGTTGCCGGAAAACCGCCACAAGTAGATTTTGACTTGGAACGGCGGGTGCAGAAAGTTTGTCGGGAAGGAATTCGTAATGGTTGGATACGTTCAGCCCATGATTCTGCTGAAGGGGGAGTGGCGATCGCACTTGCCGAATGTTGTATTGCTGGCAACCTTGGTGCTGAAATCAATTTAGAAATAGCACCAACGCAGAACCGTGTCGATGAGGTGCTGTTTGCCGAAGGTGGTGCCAGAATTATAGTTTCTGTAACATCGGCACAGCAAGGAATGTGGGAATCATACTTACAGGAACATCTCAGTCAACAGTGGCAAATACTAGGTACAGTTGGCAATTTTGAGACGGGTTTGGGGGTTTTCACCACTGATAATCAGGTCTTAATCAAAGTTAATATCGAAGATATGAGCGATCGCTATTCCCACGCGATCGCTAGGCGGCTCGGCAACCACACCACTATTTCTGAGTCTTGACTATTTAGACTTCACTCAGAACTATTAACGTCCCTGAGCAGAATTACGCTACTGTTTTAATAGATGGTTAAAGATTTATTAAGAAATCCACAACTATCCATCGACATTATCCCAGTGACTAAATAATTATTAATTCGTAATTCGTAATTGAAGCATACAAGCCCCTTGATTAGTCAATGGAAACACTAAAGCTTGTAGCATCATGATTTCAAGCCCCGTAAGGGTTTAGCAATACTAAATCCCTACAATCATGTGCTAATCATTACGAATTATCAATTACGAATTATTTTGACTTGACCCCCCACCAGGAGCAAAGCTAGCATGACCTCTATTCATTCTGTCACTTCGGATGAATACCCCGACCCTACCAACAACCCAATTAATAGTCATGAAAATCAGCCTGACAAGCCAGAAGAAGCTTGTGGTGTTTTTGGCATCTACGCACCAGGAGAAAATGTTGCTAAACTGACCTACTTTGGATTGTACGCCCTCCAGCATCGGGGTCAAGAATCAGCTGGGATTGCCACTTTTGAGGGAACACAAGTCCATCTCCACAAAGATATGGGCTTAGTGTCTCAAGTCTTCAATGAATCCGTTTTGGATCAATTACCTGGTAGCCTTGCTGTTGGCCACACTCGTTATTCCACCACAGGTTCTAGCCGCAAAGTTAATGCCCAACCCGCAGTTCTGGAAACTCGCTTAGGTTCTTTAGCTCTTGCACACAATGGTAATTTAGTCAATACAGTGCAACTGCGTCAAGAGTTGCTTGAGAAAAAATACAACTTAGTTACCACAACAGACTCAGAAATGATTGCTTTTGCGATCGCAGAAGCCGTCAACGCTGGTGCAGATTGGCTAGAAGGTTCAATTCAGGCATTTCACCGTTGCCAAGGAGCCTTTAGTTTAGTTATTGGCACTCCTAACGGAGTTATGGGTGTCCGTGACACCAATGGTATTCGTCCCCTGGTAATTGGGACTTTAGCGGGTAATCCAGTTCGTTACGTTTTGGCATCCGAAACTTGTGGTTTAGACATCATTGGAGCCGAATACCTGCGAGATGTAGAACCAGGCGAATTAGTTTGGATTACTGAAGAAGGTTTGGCTTCCTATCATTGGAGTCAACAGCCCCAAAGGAAATTGTGTATTTTTGAGATGATTTACTTTGCCCGTCCTGATAGCATCATGCACAACGAAAGTTTGTACAGCTATCGGATGCGGTTAGGACACCAACTAGCTAAAGAATCTTGTGTCGATGCCGATATAGTCTTTGGTGTTCCTGATTCTGGTATCCCTGCTGCGATCGGATTTTCCCAAGCTTCTGGTGTAGCTTACGCCGAAGGACTGATTAAAAATCGCTATGTTGGACGAACCTTTATTCAGCCAACCCAAACCATGCGCGAGTCAGGTATCCGCATGAAACTTAACCCGCTTAAAGATGTACTGGCGGGCAAACGAGTAATTATTGTAGATGACTCCATTGTTCGCGGTACTACCAGCCGGAAACTAGTTAAAACCTTGCGTGAAGCGGGTGCAGTGGAAGTACACATGCGAATTTCCTCTCCGCCAGTAACTCATCCTTGCTTCTACGGCATCGA
Protein-coding sequences here:
- a CDS encoding allophycocyanin subunit alpha-B, with amino-acid sequence MTVISQVILKADDELRYPSSGELKNIKDFLQTGVQRTRIAATLAENEKKIVQEATKQLWQKRPDFISPGGNAYGERQRTLCIRDFGWYLRLITYGVLAGDKEPIEKIGLIGVREMYNSLGVPVPGMVEAIGSLKTASLGLLSAEDAAEAAPYFDYIIQAMS
- a CDS encoding ATP-binding protein, coding for MITISLRPVARYWGTISFASTLYLCPILDLLLAEIPAKLQSELRLGLQEALVNAAKHGNNLDPSKTVLVRFSLIDNQYWWIISDQGSGFTPSSTNEEEATDYLPPDESESGRGLCLLHHIFDRVEWNRKGTELRLCKQMENRPRLSLRR
- a CDS encoding chemotaxis protein CheW; the protein is MLMLLLNIGNERYAIESRQVIEVIPLVVLKSLPHQPEHIAGVFNYRGRIVPVIDLCQLMRGKPSSEYLSTRIVLVNYWGSNNAELQAPYILGLMTEQVVETLHKSESEFVNPNIQIDTAPYLGKMIVDDRGMIQCLRIEYLLSEAQQVNLLPESHHNTRF
- a CDS encoding DUF6439 family protein yields the protein MSQSTQLPKTSQLNELSTLELAQALMERLSISPNDWHRLKSNRNSRANEQVAAAIVYLLKNQPQEAQARLEQAIGWLDRSISAPPCPTHGKS
- the rlmD gene encoding 23S rRNA (uracil(1939)-C(5))-methyltransferase RlmD — protein: MTKTIWRQGELIEVTIANLSDTGDGVGRADERVVFVPDTVPGDRAIIRLVHVKPKYAHGKLQQLLEPSSHRIRPNCIVADKCGGCQWQHIDYDYQLVAKQNQVIQALERIGGFIQPPVDPVLAAPSALGYRNKSTYPLGISATGQVQAGYYQKGSHQLINLNQCPVQDGRLNPLLAEVKQDIQQRGWRIYDEQRHQGQIRHLGLRIGRHTGEMLLTLVVKDWNLSGIETQAQEWLKRYPQLVGVSLNRNGDRTNAIFGSETRCIAGVPHLHENFAGLEFQVRPDTFFQVYTETAEALLQVIQSELNLQGHELLVDAYCGIGTLTLPLAKKVRLATGLEVQPAAVEQALLNAHRNGIDNVTFQVGAVEKLLPKMGTIPEVVILDPPRKGCDRAVIDTLRQLKPSRIVYVSCKVATLARDLKLLCQDGQYTITRVQPADFFPQTAHVEAAAFLVLSDSHKDSNSFTKTEI
- the asnS gene encoding asparagine--tRNA ligase; translated protein: MVNRRIAEILRSGQPDESLQVQGWVRTKRESKGFAFIEVNDGSSLANLQVVINQDLPDYEAILKKLNTGAAVEATGVLVASLGKGQRIELKAETVKVYGEADPDTYPLQKKRHSFEFLRTIGHLRSRTNSFGAVFRVRNACSAAIHQFFQERGFLWVHTPIITASDCEGAGELFSVTSLDLKNIPRTENQAVDYSQDFFAKPTYLTVSGQLEAEVMAMAFSNVYTFGPTFRAENSNTSRHLAEFWMVEPEMAFCDLEGDMDLAEAFLKHIFKYVLETCPEDMEFFNERIDKSVLSTAENIINNQFERLTYTEAIALLEKADVKFEYPVSWGLDLQSEHERYLAEQQFKKPVIVTDYPAQIKAFYMRLNDDEKTVRAMDILAPKIGEIVGGSQREERLEVLERRVLAQGLNPEDLWWYLDLRRYGTVPHAGFGLGFERLVQFITGMGNIRDVIPFPRTPQSAEF
- the purL gene encoding phosphoribosylformylglycinamidine synthase subunit PurL, with amino-acid sequence MTATSPTPFSPQEIAAEGLKPEEYAEIVRRLGREPNKAELGMFGVMWSEHCCYKNSRPLLKQFPTEGPRILVGPGENAGVVDLGDGLQLAFKIESHNHPSAVEPFQGAATGVGGILRDIFTMGARPIALLNSLRFGSLEDAKTQRLFQGVVAGISHYGNCVGVPTIGGEVYFDSAYSGNPLVNVMALGLMETSEIVKSGASGLGNPVLYVGSTTGRDGMGGASFASAELSDQSIDDRPAVQVGDPFLEKSLIEACLEAFKTGAVVAAQDMGAAGITCSTSEMAAKGGVGIELDLDKIPARETGMVPYEYLLSESQERMLFVAHKGREQELIDIFHRWGLQAVVAGTVIAEPIVRILFQGEIAAEIPAEALAENTPLYNRELLAEPPEYARQAWEWTPDSLPACITAGIELQGGLQSWNDILLTLLDTPTIASKNWVYRQYDHQVQNNTVILPGGADAAVIRLRPLEEIPNLKSKIPNLKLGVAATVDCNPRYVYLDPYEGAKAVVAEAARNLSCVGAEPLAVTDNLNFGSPEKPIGYWQLAEACRGLAEGCRELATPVTGGNVSLYNETLDSQGIPQPIYPTPVVGMVGLIPDITKICGQGWQASGDVIYLLGLPLASKISLGASEYLATIHGTVAGKPPQVDFDLERRVQKVCREGIRNGWIRSAHDSAEGGVAIALAECCIAGNLGAEINLEIAPTQNRVDEVLFAEGGARIIVSVTSAQQGMWESYLQEHLSQQWQILGTVGNFETGLGVFTTDNQVLIKVNIEDMSDRYSHAIARRLGNHTTISES
- a CDS encoding Rpn family recombination-promoting nuclease/putative transposase, with the protein product MYDNICKFIAENFKDDLATWLLGSPIKLTELSPTELSSEPIRADSLILLQSDDLVLHTEFQTDPDEDIPFRMLDYRVRVYRRFPNKEMRQIVIYLRKTSSELVSENSFRLNNTYHQFEVIRLWEQPTDRFMSIPGLLPFAVLSQTNDPTMVLTQVAKAIEAISDRQLQRNIAAASGILAGLVLNKNVISKILRSEIMRESVIYQQILEEGEAKGEAETRRKLALNLLRIGMNLEQIAQVTELSLEQVQVLHEEIQKS
- the purF gene encoding amidophosphoribosyltransferase, coding for MTSIHSVTSDEYPDPTNNPINSHENQPDKPEEACGVFGIYAPGENVAKLTYFGLYALQHRGQESAGIATFEGTQVHLHKDMGLVSQVFNESVLDQLPGSLAVGHTRYSTTGSSRKVNAQPAVLETRLGSLALAHNGNLVNTVQLRQELLEKKYNLVTTTDSEMIAFAIAEAVNAGADWLEGSIQAFHRCQGAFSLVIGTPNGVMGVRDTNGIRPLVIGTLAGNPVRYVLASETCGLDIIGAEYLRDVEPGELVWITEEGLASYHWSQQPQRKLCIFEMIYFARPDSIMHNESLYSYRMRLGHQLAKESCVDADIVFGVPDSGIPAAIGFSQASGVAYAEGLIKNRYVGRTFIQPTQTMRESGIRMKLNPLKDVLAGKRVIIVDDSIVRGTTSRKLVKTLREAGAVEVHMRISSPPVTHPCFYGIDTDSQDQLIAATKTVAEIAKQLEVDSLAYLSWEGMLEATREDTNSFCSACFTGDYPVAIPEPVKRSKLSLEKVVV